The following are encoded together in the Mariluticola halotolerans genome:
- the repA gene encoding plasmid partitioning protein RepA — protein MNAPLSPASPPPQLSASERIGQYSALLSGQLQILREQLYPPEAQKTLRQFSSVDVARLIGVSESTIRQLDLDNEGPSPDRLNNGRRAYSLEQINEIRSVLAARRKPEDAWQIQPRRGPNDKLQVIAVANFKGGSAKTTSSVHLTHYLALQGYRVLAIDLDPQASLSAMFGAQPEFDVGENETIFGALRYDEYRRPMREIIRKTYFDGLDLIPGNLELMEFEHTVPQAIASGASTGDDIFFRRVASVIAEVEDDYDVVVIDCPPQLGYLTLGALFAASGLLITVHPAMMDVASMNQFLAMTSDLMSVIESAGGEMQVDWMRFAVTRHNPHDAPQTRVVGLLRALFGADVLTATALESTAIANAGLEKKSLYELESGAIGRETLKRALESIDAVNSEIDGLMRGVWGRTGGR, from the coding sequence ATGAATGCGCCGCTCTCTCCCGCCTCCCCGCCCCCCCAGCTCTCTGCCTCAGAGCGGATTGGCCAGTATTCGGCTTTGCTGTCCGGCCAGCTGCAAATTTTGCGGGAGCAACTCTATCCCCCCGAAGCGCAAAAGACATTGCGGCAGTTTTCCTCCGTCGATGTGGCCCGGCTGATCGGGGTCTCCGAGAGCACGATCCGTCAGCTCGATCTTGATAATGAAGGACCTTCACCCGATCGGCTAAATAACGGCCGGCGGGCCTATAGCCTTGAACAAATTAATGAAATTAGGTCGGTGCTGGCGGCACGACGCAAGCCGGAAGATGCCTGGCAGATACAGCCAAGGCGCGGGCCGAATGACAAATTGCAGGTGATTGCCGTTGCCAATTTCAAGGGCGGCAGCGCCAAGACCACCTCGTCTGTGCACCTGACCCATTATCTGGCGCTGCAGGGCTATCGGGTGCTGGCGATTGATCTCGATCCCCAGGCCTCGCTTTCGGCCATGTTCGGGGCGCAGCCGGAATTTGATGTCGGCGAGAACGAGACGATTTTCGGCGCCTTGCGCTATGACGAATATCGCCGGCCAATGCGCGAGATCATCCGCAAGACCTATTTTGACGGGCTGGATCTCATTCCGGGCAATCTGGAATTGATGGAGTTTGAACATACCGTGCCCCAGGCGATCGCCAGTGGGGCCAGTACCGGGGACGATATTTTCTTCCGCCGGGTGGCCAGTGTGATTGCCGAGGTTGAAGACGATTATGACGTGGTGGTCATCGATTGCCCGCCCCAGCTTGGTTATCTGACGCTGGGCGCGCTGTTTGCCGCGTCCGGCCTGTTGATCACGGTGCATCCGGCGATGATGGATGTCGCCTCGATGAACCAGTTTCTGGCCATGACCTCTGATTTGATGTCGGTGATTGAAAGCGCCGGGGGGGAAATGCAGGTCGACTGGATGCGGTTTGCTGTCACAAGGCATAACCCGCACGATGCGCCACAGACCCGGGTTGTGGGCCTGTTGCGGGCGCTGTTCGGGGCCGATGTGTTGACGGCCACAGCGCTTGAATCGACCGCTATCGCCAATGCCGGACTGGAAAAGAAATCCCTTTATGAGCTGGAAAGCGGCGCGATTGGCCGCGAAACCCTGAAACGGGCGCTTGAATCCATCGATGCGGTCAATAGTGAAATTGACGGGCTGATGCGTGGCGTCTGGGGGCGGACTGGAGGCCGGTAA
- a CDS encoding WGR domain-containing protein, producing the protein MDETVTLYRIDPRRNMQRYYRLSLAPSLYGDIALVREWGRLGRHGQQTIDLYDGQSAALNALARLAAAKRRRGYQAATD; encoded by the coding sequence ATGGATGAAACTGTCACGCTTTACCGCATCGACCCTCGGCGCAATATGCAGCGCTATTACCGCCTCTCGCTCGCGCCATCCCTTTACGGCGACATCGCCCTTGTGCGCGAATGGGGCCGTCTTGGCAGACATGGCCAGCAAACAATTGACCTATATGACGGCCAGAGCGCGGCCCTGAACGCCCTGGCCAGGCTGGCTGCCGCCAAGCGCCGTCGCGGCTATCAGGCTGCAACAGACTGA
- the repB gene encoding plasmid partitioning protein RepB, with product MSKDRNKRLDNLFGGVSPAPASGGTTPPQRPRVGAGAVGAAELNLLKDENTRLKAALEGAEIADLNLSDIDPSPYPDRLDGTEESEGYAQLKASLAARGQEVPILVRPHPNAKGRYQTVFGHRRVRGLVELGHAKVRAAIRALSDEDLLIAQGVENSARQDLSWIEKALFARKLEAFAMANGKDATQMVLDALSIHAPEASRYRTTIEAVGDKLILAIGSAPKVGRTKWMALAEALKADKKAPARLLRLTESAAFRQNPSDTRFVMALSAALPEKDKPAPTEISSPSGTVIARVEERARATRLDFEDKDFARFVQDRLRRLHSEFRDKHGK from the coding sequence ATGAGCAAGGATCGCAACAAGCGGCTGGATAACCTGTTTGGCGGGGTCTCCCCTGCCCCCGCCAGCGGTGGCACAACACCACCGCAGCGCCCCCGTGTGGGAGCCGGCGCGGTGGGTGCGGCAGAACTCAATTTATTGAAGGATGAAAACACCCGGCTGAAAGCGGCGCTTGAAGGCGCTGAAATTGCCGATCTCAATCTCAGCGACATCGACCCCTCCCCCTATCCCGACCGGCTGGATGGCACCGAAGAGAGCGAGGGCTATGCACAGCTCAAGGCGTCGCTGGCGGCGCGGGGGCAGGAAGTGCCGATTTTGGTGCGCCCCCACCCCAATGCCAAGGGGCGCTATCAGACGGTGTTCGGGCACCGCCGGGTGCGCGGGCTGGTGGAACTGGGACATGCCAAGGTGCGCGCCGCCATTCGGGCGCTCTCGGATGAAGACCTGCTGATCGCCCAGGGCGTGGAAAATTCCGCCCGTCAGGATTTAAGCTGGATCGAGAAGGCGCTGTTCGCCCGCAAGCTCGAGGCCTTTGCCATGGCCAATGGCAAGGACGCCACGCAAATGGTGCTTGATGCCCTGTCCATTCATGCCCCCGAAGCCTCGCGCTATCGCACGACAATCGAGGCTGTGGGCGACAAGCTGATCCTGGCGATCGGCTCGGCCCCAAAAGTTGGGCGCACCAAGTGGATGGCTTTGGCCGAAGCGCTGAAAGCGGACAAAAAGGCCCCGGCCCGGCTGTTGCGGCTGACCGAGAGCGCGGCGTTCCGTCAAAATCCCAGCGACACCCGTTTTGTCATGGCGCTTTCAGCAGCCCTGCCAGAGAAAGACAAACCGGCTCCCACTGAAATCAGCAGCCCGAGCGGCACGGTGATTGCGCGGGTTGAAGAACGTGCGCGGGCGACGCGGCTTGATTTTGAGGACAAGGATTTTGCCCGCTTCGTGCAGGACCGCTTGAGAAGACTTCATTCGGAATTTCGGGACAAGCACGGCAAATAA
- a CDS encoding O-antigen ligase family protein, with product MSRLLPLPLLSIALVAGLLFPPLAAYTAVYAVIGALLVGLALLTPRYWETWGAGGFRFVWLATLIFVITLPFAMQGIEDLYVFLALLPVFLAPGAAMLLREDPRFAHPQLIGLLCLAGAAGAVALGLHDIYVLGQPRAGGGNNAIHFGGLALMLGFLSLLGLFGSRSVWRFAFLAGPLLGTFAALLSGSRGPILAAAIMTLAALPFLTYWFWRETTFRIVLIAGIIGIGIGATQIEGYQIERATHAFDDIAMLVTGEGAADGAIQERLVMYRAAVEAFKLAPVFGHGSGHIGAATNPFMPADYPYLLNSAHLHNDIADFAVIGGLSGLLAYALLLLAPLVIYRSAKTPETRRAVLLGGILLSSGYFSLGLTNAMFGILPQTALFGLVLGLLVGMAQLASADAA from the coding sequence ATGTCGCGTCTTCTCCCCCTGCCGCTGTTATCGATCGCCCTGGTCGCCGGTTTATTGTTCCCCCCGCTTGCCGCCTATACGGCAGTCTATGCGGTTATCGGCGCATTGCTGGTCGGGCTGGCCTTGCTGACACCGCGCTATTGGGAGACATGGGGTGCCGGGGGATTTCGCTTCGTCTGGCTCGCTACATTGATATTTGTCATCACCTTGCCCTTCGCCATGCAGGGCATTGAAGACCTCTATGTCTTTCTGGCCCTGTTGCCAGTCTTTCTGGCCCCCGGTGCCGCCATGCTGTTGCGCGAGGATCCGCGCTTTGCCCACCCTCAATTGATTGGCCTCCTCTGCCTTGCGGGCGCTGCCGGTGCCGTCGCGCTCGGCTTGCATGATATTTATGTGCTCGGTCAGCCGCGGGCCGGTGGCGGCAATAACGCCATTCATTTTGGCGGTCTGGCCCTCATGCTCGGCTTTTTGTCATTGCTCGGTCTGTTCGGCTCCCGCTCGGTCTGGCGCTTTGCCTTTCTGGCCGGCCCCCTTCTTGGCACTTTCGCGGCGCTCCTGTCCGGCTCGCGCGGCCCCATTCTGGCAGCGGCCATCATGACCCTCGCAGCGCTGCCATTCCTCACCTATTGGTTCTGGCGCGAAACCACATTCCGCATTGTTCTGATCGCCGGCATAATCGGTATTGGCATTGGTGCCACCCAGATCGAGGGCTACCAGATTGAACGCGCCACGCATGCGTTTGATGACATCGCCATGCTGGTCACCGGGGAAGGCGCCGCCGATGGCGCCATTCAGGAACGGCTGGTCATGTATCGCGCCGCCGTTGAGGCCTTCAAACTGGCCCCGGTATTCGGCCACGGGTCCGGTCATATCGGCGCGGCGACAAATCCGTTCATGCCTGCAGACTATCCCTATCTTCTCAATTCAGCGCACCTGCATAATGATATTGCGGATTTTGCCGTCATTGGCGGTCTGTCCGGTCTTTTGGCCTACGCGCTCTTGCTGCTCGCACCCCTTGTCATATACCGCAGTGCCAAAACACCCGAAACGCGGCGCGCGGTCTTGTTGGGCGGCATCTTGCTCAGCAGCGGCTATTTCAGCCTCGGGCTGACTAATGCCATGTTCGGCATTCTGCCCCAGACGGCGCTTTTCGGGCTGGTGCTCGGTCTGTTGGTGGGCATGGCCCAACTCGCATCTGCCGACGCGGCCTGA
- a CDS encoding DUF3008 family protein, translated as MPAKSKAQQQAAGAALAAKRGETKKSDLQGASKSMYESMSEKELEEMASTPRKGKPDHVDDA; from the coding sequence ATGCCCGCAAAATCCAAGGCACAACAACAGGCCGCCGGTGCAGCACTGGCGGCAAAACGCGGTGAGACCAAAAAGAGCGACCTGCAGGGCGCTTCCAAATCGATGTATGAATCAATGAGTGAAAAAGAGCTTGAGGAAATGGCCTCGACCCCACGCAAGGGGAAGCCGGATCACGTTGATGATGCGTAA
- a CDS encoding UDP-glucose dehydrogenase family protein gives MKLALIGAGYVGLVSGACFAEFGHTVICADLDQSKVDALERGEIPIFEPGLEHIVTHNAASGRLSFTTDVKAAVRSADVVFIAVGTPSRRGDGHADLSYVHAAARTIAEALEGYTIVVTKSTVPVGTGDEVERIIREARPDAEFAVVSNPEFLREGAAIEDFKHPDRIVIGTDDEQARAVMTEVYRPLFLNQSPLLFVERRTAELIKYAANGFLAMKITFINEMADLCEAVGANVQEVARGIGLDNRIGSKFLNAGPGYGGSCFPKDTLALVKTAQDHDSPSRLMEATVSINDNRKRSMGRKVIAACGGDVRGKTIAVLGLAFKPNTDDMRDAPSIAIIQTLQDGGANIRAYDPEGMKAAAMMMENVTFAEDAYDAAKGADALVIVTEWEAFRALDLSRIKSTLKSPVLVDLRNIYRANEMEKLGFAYSSIGRPKSSQGK, from the coding sequence ATGAAACTGGCATTAATTGGCGCAGGCTATGTTGGTCTGGTGAGCGGCGCCTGCTTTGCCGAATTCGGTCATACTGTCATCTGCGCGGATCTGGACCAGTCCAAAGTCGACGCACTTGAACGCGGTGAAATCCCGATATTCGAGCCAGGTCTTGAGCATATCGTCACGCACAATGCGGCAAGCGGCAGATTGTCGTTCACCACCGATGTGAAGGCCGCTGTTCGTTCAGCCGACGTGGTGTTCATCGCCGTTGGCACGCCATCCCGGCGGGGTGATGGCCATGCTGATCTGTCCTATGTTCATGCGGCAGCGCGCACCATTGCCGAAGCCCTTGAGGGTTATACGATTGTAGTCACCAAATCGACGGTGCCGGTGGGTACCGGCGACGAGGTCGAGCGCATTATCCGCGAAGCCCGCCCGGACGCGGAGTTTGCTGTTGTTTCCAATCCCGAATTCTTGCGGGAAGGCGCAGCAATTGAAGATTTTAAACACCCCGACCGGATCGTCATTGGCACGGATGACGAACAGGCCCGCGCCGTGATGACCGAGGTTTACCGCCCGCTTTTTCTCAATCAGTCGCCCTTGTTGTTTGTCGAACGGCGTACCGCGGAGTTGATCAAATACGCGGCCAATGGCTTTCTGGCGATGAAGATTACCTTCATCAACGAGATGGCGGATTTATGCGAGGCCGTGGGTGCCAACGTCCAGGAAGTGGCGCGCGGCATTGGGCTCGACAATCGCATTGGCTCAAAATTTCTCAATGCCGGCCCCGGCTATGGCGGTTCGTGCTTCCCGAAAGATACATTGGCACTGGTGAAAACCGCTCAGGATCACGACAGCCCCTCGCGTCTGATGGAAGCCACGGTCAGCATTAATGACAATCGCAAGCGGTCCATGGGGCGCAAGGTCATTGCCGCCTGTGGTGGTGACGTCCGCGGCAAAACAATTGCTGTTCTGGGGCTGGCGTTCAAACCCAATACCGACGATATGCGCGATGCGCCCTCAATTGCGATTATCCAGACGCTTCAGGACGGCGGTGCAAATATCCGCGCCTATGATCCTGAAGGCATGAAGGCAGCCGCCATGATGATGGAAAATGTCACCTTCGCCGAAGACGCCTATGACGCTGCAAAAGGTGCCGATGCCCTGGTCATCGTGACGGAGTGGGAAGCCTTCCGGGCGCTTGATCTATCCCGGATCAAATCAACCCTCAAATCGCCGGTACTGGTTGATCTACGCAATATCTATCGTGCCAATGAGATGGAAAAACTGGGCTTTGCCTATTCCAGCATTGGCCGCCCAAAAAGTTCTCAAGGAAAGTAA
- a CDS encoding nucleoside-diphosphate sugar epimerase/dehydratase, with amino-acid sequence MPRFGIDRTRNLINHLPRRWKQVVLIAFDFTALSFAVWAAYSLRLNTLFRPDEKHLWIMASAGLIAIPVFARFGLYRAVIRYLPERAFWTIANAVIASTLLWVFILFALEMSRMGTVPRSVPAIYCVLAILIAGGSRFAAKYLLWAPIRRKYSGQVVIYGAGVAGSQLAAALQRDGNKYVVGFLDEEKSLHGRDVAGVRVYAPDQLPHLMDTTGVDEVILSIPSIDSARRQQIVADLTQYQVKIRALPAIADLASGRYLISQIREIDIDDVLGRSSVPADPQLLQQMIEGRAILVSGAGGSIGSELCKLIVKWNPRKLVLFEANEFALYQIERLLNKRTSIPVIPVLGSVTDDALVRRTLKAQSVQVVFHAAAHKHVPLVEANVLEGVRNNVFGTRTIAAAAYDAGVENFVLISTDKAVRPTNVMGATKRWAELIVHEYADRAQAAGTRQKFCAVRFGNVLGSNGSVVPLFKEQIAAGGPVTVTDEEMTRYFMSIHEAAELIAQAGALSEGSDIFLLEMGDPVRIRDLAENMIRLAGLSIRSAANPSGDISISVIGSRPGEKTHEELFYDPASAKPTRQPKILRAARNSGEQKTIENNLRQLSDALNAEDEALARRTLFDLVHERDFGQHSSQVIPISAARKS; translated from the coding sequence GTGCCCAGATTCGGAATTGACCGCACCCGCAATTTAATCAATCACCTGCCGCGTCGCTGGAAGCAAGTGGTTCTGATTGCTTTCGATTTTACCGCATTGAGTTTTGCGGTCTGGGCCGCTTATTCCCTGCGCCTCAACACCTTGTTCCGGCCTGACGAAAAGCATTTGTGGATCATGGCAAGCGCTGGCCTGATCGCCATTCCGGTCTTTGCCCGTTTCGGCCTTTACCGCGCCGTCATCCGCTATCTGCCCGAACGCGCTTTCTGGACCATAGCCAACGCCGTCATCGCCTCTACCCTGTTGTGGGTATTCATCTTATTTGCGCTCGAGATGTCCCGCATGGGCACCGTCCCGCGCTCGGTGCCGGCCATTTATTGTGTTCTTGCCATCCTGATTGCAGGCGGCAGCCGCTTCGCTGCCAAATATCTGCTCTGGGCACCGATCAGGCGAAAATATTCAGGCCAGGTCGTGATTTACGGCGCAGGCGTTGCCGGCTCCCAGCTCGCTGCCGCCCTGCAACGGGATGGCAATAAATACGTTGTCGGCTTTCTTGATGAGGAAAAATCCCTGCACGGCCGCGACGTTGCCGGTGTCCGGGTCTATGCACCCGACCAGTTGCCCCACCTCATGGACACCACGGGCGTCGACGAAGTAATCCTCTCCATTCCCTCAATCGATTCCGCCCGCCGCCAGCAAATCGTTGCCGACCTTACCCAGTATCAGGTCAAGATCCGCGCTCTGCCCGCAATCGCCGACCTGGCCTCGGGCCGCTACCTGATCAGCCAGATCCGCGAAATCGATATTGATGACGTACTGGGGCGCTCTTCGGTACCGGCCGACCCGCAATTGCTGCAGCAAATGATTGAGGGACGCGCCATTCTGGTGTCCGGAGCAGGCGGATCTATCGGCTCTGAACTGTGCAAGCTGATCGTCAAGTGGAACCCGCGCAAACTGGTTCTGTTCGAAGCCAATGAATTTGCGCTTTACCAGATCGAACGGCTGTTGAACAAACGCACCAGCATACCGGTCATCCCTGTGCTTGGTTCAGTGACCGATGATGCTTTGGTCCGCCGCACGCTCAAGGCTCAAAGCGTTCAGGTTGTTTTCCATGCCGCCGCGCACAAGCACGTGCCCCTGGTTGAGGCCAATGTGCTTGAGGGGGTGCGTAACAATGTGTTTGGCACACGCACTATCGCTGCGGCAGCCTATGATGCCGGGGTGGAGAATTTCGTTCTGATTTCAACCGACAAGGCCGTGCGCCCGACCAATGTAATGGGTGCCACCAAACGTTGGGCCGAGCTGATCGTGCATGAATATGCCGACCGGGCGCAAGCCGCAGGAACACGGCAGAAATTCTGCGCCGTTCGTTTTGGGAACGTACTGGGTTCTAACGGTTCGGTCGTGCCGCTGTTCAAAGAACAGATTGCTGCAGGCGGACCGGTCACCGTAACCGACGAAGAGATGACCCGCTATTTCATGTCGATCCATGAAGCCGCTGAATTGATTGCGCAGGCGGGCGCCTTGTCCGAGGGCAGCGACATTTTCCTCCTCGAAATGGGCGACCCCGTGCGCATTCGTGACCTGGCTGAAAACATGATACGGCTGGCAGGCTTAAGTATTCGCAGTGCGGCCAACCCCTCGGGAGATATCAGCATTTCGGTGATAGGCAGCCGCCCCGGCGAGAAAACCCACGAAGAACTATTTTATGACCCCGCCAGTGCCAAACCCACCCGCCAGCCCAAAATCCTGCGTGCCGCTCGCAATAGCGGTGAACAAAAAACGATCGAAAACAACCTCCGCCAGCTTTCTGATGCGTTGAACGCAGAAGACGAGGCATTGGCCCGGCGCACATTGTTCGATCTGGTTCACGAACGTGATTTCGGCCAGCACAGCTCGCAAGTCATCCCCATCAGCGCGGCCCGAAAAAGCTGA
- a CDS encoding helix-turn-helix transcriptional regulator: MASRTRTYSKRSAQALRLLGKQVRLARKRRGMSEAALAERVGIARSTLQLIEKGDPKVEIGLVFEAAVLAGVDLFAPEASSLAPQIERIDDKLALLPQSIRKPRGEVKDDF, from the coding sequence ATGGCCTCACGTACGAGAACCTATTCCAAACGCAGCGCACAGGCCCTGAGATTGTTGGGCAAGCAGGTGCGGCTGGCGCGCAAGCGGCGGGGCATGTCCGAGGCCGCTTTGGCCGAGCGGGTGGGTATTGCCCGCAGCACGCTGCAATTGATCGAAAAGGGTGACCCAAAGGTCGAGATCGGTCTGGTGTTTGAAGCGGCCGTCTTGGCCGGTGTCGATCTGTTTGCGCCTGAGGCGTCGTCGCTGGCCCCGCAGATTGAACGGATCGATGACAAGCTGGCGCTGTTGCCGCAATCTATCCGCAAGCCGCGCGGGGAGGTGAAGGATGACTTCTGA
- the repC gene encoding plasmid replication protein RepC translates to MTEPGLTPFGSRRLDAAILAGNMLADTCPGTLKADKWEVLRHCITAKSALGVSDRALTVLSALLSCHKETELRGDESLVVFPSNRELARRAHGISEPTLRRALAQLVAARLLVRRDSPNGKRYARRGQGGAITRVFGFDLKPLLARAADIALMAEDVEAERREMVDLRERITLLRRDIAKGFMLAEEIEHQNAIAALREAYLGLKGGNMRQFSADDLGALAFDLEQLLGQLTKILNNKLISSNMNANDRHIERHKQDSNQTLISDSEGSRKTELEGKSSVQPLTPDWAEPEAAEGGKPEPHPENASALPLGNILEACPSIRDYGRHGVGNWSELVAAARLARAALGISPSAWDDAAGAMGQGGAAVTVATILERHAEIASPGGYLRALTDKAAHGKFTPAPVIQALLRRRLKEMEHA, encoded by the coding sequence ATGACAGAACCCGGGCTGACGCCTTTCGGGTCGCGGCGGCTTGATGCCGCGATTCTGGCGGGAAACATGCTGGCAGATACCTGCCCTGGCACACTAAAGGCCGACAAATGGGAGGTGTTGCGCCATTGTATCACCGCCAAATCGGCGCTTGGCGTCTCTGACCGCGCCCTGACCGTATTGTCGGCGCTGTTGTCCTGCCACAAGGAAACAGAATTGCGCGGCGACGAGAGCCTTGTGGTTTTCCCCTCCAACCGGGAGCTGGCGCGACGCGCCCATGGTATTTCCGAGCCGACCCTCAGGCGGGCACTGGCGCAGCTTGTGGCGGCACGGTTGCTGGTGCGCCGGGACAGCCCCAATGGCAAGCGCTATGCGCGCCGTGGCCAGGGCGGGGCGATTACGCGGGTGTTTGGCTTTGACCTAAAGCCGCTATTGGCCCGTGCAGCTGATATTGCGCTGATGGCCGAGGATGTGGAGGCGGAGCGCCGTGAGATGGTTGACTTGCGCGAACGCATCACCCTGCTGCGCCGCGATATCGCCAAGGGTTTTATGCTGGCCGAGGAAATTGAGCATCAGAACGCCATTGCAGCCTTGCGGGAAGCCTATTTGGGGCTGAAGGGGGGCAATATGCGCCAGTTCAGTGCGGACGATCTGGGCGCCCTCGCCTTTGATCTGGAGCAGCTTTTGGGGCAATTGACCAAGATCCTGAATAACAAGCTTATTTCTAGTAATATGAACGCCAATGACCGTCATATTGAGCGGCACAAACAAGATTCAAACCAGACTCTCATTTCTGATTCTGAAGGCTCCCGGAAAACGGAGCTTGAAGGAAAATCCTCAGTCCAACCGCTGACACCAGACTGGGCTGAACCTGAAGCGGCAGAAGGTGGCAAGCCAGAACCCCATCCCGAGAACGCCAGTGCCCTGCCGCTGGGCAATATTCTGGAGGCCTGCCCCTCGATCCGCGATTATGGCCGTCATGGTGTGGGTAACTGGAGCGAGCTTGTGGCGGCCGCGCGACTGGCGCGGGCCGCGCTGGGGATTTCGCCATCCGCCTGGGATGATGCGGCCGGGGCCATGGGTCAGGGGGGCGCTGCGGTGACGGTGGCGACCATTCTCGAGCGGCATGCCGAGATCGCCTCGCCGGGCGGCTATTTGCGGGCGCTGACCGATAAGGCCGCGCATGGCAAGTTCACCCCTGCCCCGGTCATTCAGGCCCTGTTGCGCCGGCGGCTGAAGGAAATGGAACATGCCTGA
- a CDS encoding type II toxin-antitoxin system HipA family toxin, translating into MTSDSIVAPDEAFVWIWLPGAVEPVVAGRLVRESTAYIFNYGRSYLERADAIPVYQPELPLRRGALQPEPPLAMAGCLRDGAPDAWGRRVIINRLTGQKGQAARDVEFDELTFMLNSGSDRAGGLDFQVSATQYQPRELGYASLEELLEAAERVERGEAIPEDLDRALFHGSSIGGARPKALIDAGTRKFIAKFSATNDTYAVVKAEFIAMRLAALLGLNVAHVELARAAGKDVLLVERFDRDKTDKGYTRRLMVSALTLFGLDEMQARHASYGELADMIRARFTRPQTSLRELFGRLVFNVLCGNSDDHARNHAAFWDGKELTLTPAYDLCPQARNGREASQAMLIDGDDRRSRLESCRLAASRFLLGDAEARAIIDQQVAGIRAAWEQVCDEAELSAVDRAFLWRRQFLNDFAFEDYAGGLPAGL; encoded by the coding sequence ATGACTTCTGATTCCATCGTTGCACCCGATGAGGCCTTTGTCTGGATCTGGCTGCCCGGGGCGGTGGAGCCGGTGGTGGCGGGACGGCTGGTGCGCGAGAGTACGGCCTATATCTTCAATTATGGGCGGTCCTATCTCGAACGGGCCGACGCCATTCCTGTCTATCAGCCGGAATTGCCGCTGCGCCGGGGCGCACTTCAGCCCGAACCACCGCTTGCCATGGCCGGGTGCCTGCGCGACGGCGCGCCCGATGCCTGGGGACGGCGGGTGATCATCAACCGGCTGACCGGGCAAAAGGGCCAGGCGGCCCGGGATGTCGAATTTGATGAACTGACCTTCATGCTCAATTCCGGGTCTGACCGGGCCGGGGGGCTCGATTTTCAGGTGTCGGCGACGCAATATCAGCCGCGCGAACTGGGTTATGCGAGCCTTGAGGAATTGCTGGAGGCTGCCGAACGGGTGGAGCGGGGGGAAGCGATCCCCGAGGATCTCGACCGGGCGCTGTTTCATGGCAGTTCGATTGGCGGGGCGCGGCCCAAGGCGCTGATCGATGCCGGAACGCGCAAGTTCATCGCCAAATTTTCCGCCACCAATGACACCTATGCGGTGGTGAAGGCGGAATTCATTGCCATGCGGCTGGCCGCATTGCTGGGGCTGAATGTGGCGCATGTGGAACTGGCGCGGGCGGCGGGCAAGGATGTGCTGCTGGTCGAACGGTTTGACCGGGACAAGACGGACAAGGGCTATACACGGCGGCTGATGGTTTCGGCGCTGACCTTGTTCGGGCTGGATGAAATGCAGGCGCGCCATGCTAGCTATGGCGAACTGGCCGATATGATCCGGGCCCGGTTTACCCGTCCGCAGACGAGCCTCAGAGAACTGTTCGGGCGGCTGGTGTTCAATGTGCTTTGCGGCAATAGCGATGATCATGCCCGCAACCATGCCGCCTTCTGGGACGGTAAGGAGCTGACGCTGACACCGGCCTATGATCTTTGTCCGCAGGCGCGCAACGGGCGCGAGGCCAGTCAGGCCATGCTGATTGACGGCGATGACCGGCGCAGCCGGCTGGAGAGCTGCCGATTGGCCGCGTCCCGGTTTTTGCTCGGCGATGCTGAGGCGCGGGCGATCATTGACCAGCAGGTGGCCGGCATCCGCGCTGCCTGGGAACAGGTCTGTGATGAGGCCGAGCTGAGCGCAGTTGACCGGGCGTTTTTGTGGCGGCGCCAGTTTCTCAATGATTTTGCTTTTGAGGATTATGCCGGGGGGCTGCCCGCCGGGCTTTGA
- a CDS encoding PRC-barrel domain-containing protein: protein MPTTSGHTTAIKASRAIGTKVKNQSGDTVGQVEDLVLDKTDNTIMFAVVGFGGVFGLGEKYHPIPWASLDYSDEEDAYLVPFTKDQLADAPCDSVEELTKNDGLAARESAYDYYRVSPYWM from the coding sequence ATGCCTACAACATCCGGACATACCACAGCCATCAAAGCCAGCCGGGCCATTGGCACCAAGGTCAAGAACCAGAGCGGCGACACTGTTGGCCAGGTCGAAGACCTTGTTCTCGACAAGACCGACAACACCATCATGTTCGCCGTGGTCGGCTTTGGCGGCGTTTTTGGTCTTGGCGAAAAATATCATCCCATTCCCTGGGCTTCGCTGGATTATTCTGACGAAGAAGACGCCTATCTGGTGCCCTTTACCAAGGACCAGCTGGCTGACGCGCCCTGCGACAGCGTCGAGGAACTGACAAAGAATGATGGTCTGGCGGCCCGCGAAAGCGCCTATGACTATTATCGCGTGTCACCCTATTGGATGTGA